One region of Myxocyprinus asiaticus isolate MX2 ecotype Aquarium Trade chromosome 38, UBuf_Myxa_2, whole genome shotgun sequence genomic DNA includes:
- the LOC127428554 gene encoding olfactory receptor 52D1-like yields MDNMTHFVTYTLKEPKDSKLYRHIYITCFLLLYVMILFVNIWLSVVIFLERALHEPMYIFLCNLCLNDLYGTAGFYPKFLHDLLLDSYVISSYMCAFQAFVIYTYVMCEFSTLAVMSYDRHVAICRPLDYHSKLNKFSCGILLGFCWIVPFINMFIAVLLSNRLVPCKNHIDKLYCDNWAIVKLSCESTDTNNIYGLVFISLYFGLVIVIIVSYIKLIIACKASLECRRKFWQTCVPHVISLINLAVAILFNTIYNRYGSSNVPVNLGDFLALEMIIVPPLFNPVIYGFKLTEVRKRVLKSFINCIRKR; encoded by the coding sequence ATGGATAATATGACCCATTTTGTAACCTACACTCTTAAGGAGCCAAAAGACTCTAAATTATATAGACACATATATATCACATGCTTTTTGCTCCTCTATGTTATGATATTGTTTGTTAACATTTGGCTTAGTGTGGTTATTTTTTTGGAGAGAGCCCTTCATGAACCAATGTACATTTTTCTGTGCAATCTGTGTTTAAATGATCTATATGGAACAGCAGGATTCTATCCTAAATTCCTGCATGATTTATTGTTGGATTCATATGTGATCTCTTCTTACATGTGTGCCTTCCAAGCTTTTGTCATTTACACCTATGTAATGTGTGAATTTTCTACGTTAGCAGTGATGTCATACGACAGACATGTGGCCATATGTAGACCTTTAGACTATCACTCAAAGCTGAACAAATTTTCATGTGGCATTTTACTTGGCTTCTGTTGGATTGTACCATTTATTAACATGTTCATCGCAGTTCTTTTGTCAAATAGGTTGGTGCCATGTAAAAACCACATTGACAAATTGTATTGCGACAACTGGGCAATAGTAAAGCTCTCATGTGAATCAACTGACACCAATAACATTTATGGACTTGTTTTCATatcattatattttggtcttgTGATTGTAATTATAGTGTCTTATATAAAACTCATCATTGCATGTAAAGCATCATTAGAGTGCAGAAGGAAATTTTGGCAGACCTGTGTGCCCCATGTAATTTCACTGATAAATCTCGCTGTTGCAATACTTTTTAATACCATCTATAACAGATATGGATCAAGTAATGTCCCAGTGAACCTCGGTGATTTTTTGGCTTTAGAGATGATTATAGTGCCACCACTTTTCAATCCTGTAATATATGGTTTCAAACTTACAGAGGTTCGCAAAAGAGTCTTAAAATCATTCATTAATTGCATAAGAAAACGATGA
- the LOC127428553 gene encoding olfactory receptor 52D1-like translates to MDNMSYPNSMTLTLMVPKDSKSNRHIYFTCFLFIYLLILSINIRLVMVIIMEKALHLPMFIFLCYLCVNGVFGASGFYPKMLSDLIFDSYVISSHMCALQTYVIYSSLLCEFTILTVMSYDRYVAICKPLDYNSKLTKITCVRLIFLSWIVPNCFVISAVLLSNLRPFCKNHIDKLYCDNWSIVKLSCVSSFVNNVYGYIVAVIFVSCAVCIIVSYIKLIAACKASLENRRKFWQTCLPHILSLINFTFAMLFDIMYSRYGANDIPEGLRNFLALELVIVPPVFNPLIYGLNVTAVRKIVFTSCITTKVNVSESRKRDKT, encoded by the coding sequence ATGGATAACATGTCTTATCCTAACTCTATGACACTAACTCTTATGGTGCCTAAAGATTCCAAATCAAATAGGCATATATATTTCACTTGTTTTCTTTTTATCTATTTGCTTATATTGTCCATTAATATTCGTCTTGTTATGGTCATTATCATGGAGAAAGCTCTTCATTTACCAATGTTCATATTTTTGTGTTATCTCTGTGTAAATGGGGTATTTGGAGCTTCAGGATTCTACCCTaaaatgttgtcagatttaatATTTGATTCATATGTGATCTCATCTCACATGTGTGCTCTACAAACATATGTTATCTACAGCTCTTTACTTTGTGAATTTACAATATTAACAGTGATGTCTTATGATAGATATGTAGCCATATGCAAACCTTTAGACTATAATTCCAAATTAACTAAAATCACCTGTGTtagattaatttttttatcatggATTGTACCCAACTGCTTTGTGATTTCAGCAGTCCTGTTATCAAACTTGAGGCCATTttgtaaaaatcacattgacaaATTATACTGTGATAACTGGTCAATTGTAAAGCTTTCTTGTGTGTCATCTTTTGTAAATAATGTCTATGGATATATTGTTGCTGTCATATTTGTTAGCTGTGCAGTCTGTATCATAGTGTCATATATTAAATTGATTGCTGCATGTAAAGCATCTTTAGAAAATAGAAGGAAATTCTGGCAAACATGTTTGCCACATATATTATCACTGATCAATTTCACTTTTGCTATGCTTTTTGATATCATGTATAGTAGATATGGTGCAAATGACATTCCAGAGGGCCTACGCAATTTCTTGGCTTTAGAATTGGTTATAGTTCCACCTGTTTTTAATCCTCTTATTTATGGATTAAACGTTACTGCGGTACGTAAAATAGTTTTTACTTCATGTATAACAACAAAAGTGAATGTTTCAGAGAGTCGAAAAAGGGATAAGACCTAA